In one Myxocyprinus asiaticus isolate MX2 ecotype Aquarium Trade chromosome 29, UBuf_Myxa_2, whole genome shotgun sequence genomic region, the following are encoded:
- the LOC127420400 gene encoding neuropeptides B/W receptor type 2-like, with product MENITNPLNPNPTCNYSMDLYYNNSPNRSDLNCTPPSDYFFYADLYVVLPVIYSVICAVGLTGNTAVIYVILKAPKMKTVTNMFILNLAIADDLFTLVLPINIAEHLLHYWPFGEVLCKTILSIDHYNIFSSIYFLTVMSVDRYLVVLSTVRSKRMPYRTYRAAKIVSLCVWLLVILIVMPFTVFAGVYLSPDDSDRKSCVLSFPSPESLWFKASRIYTLILGFAIPVSTICILYTMMLYKLRNMRLNSNAKALDKAKKKVTIMVFIVLAVCLFCWTPFHLSTIVALTTDLRTTPLLIGISYFITSLSYANSCLNPFLYAFLDDSFRKAFKKMLECRPA from the coding sequence ATGGAGAACATCACGAACCCCCTCAACCCAAATCCGACATGCAACTACAGCATGGACTTATATTATAACAACTCTCCCAATCGGAGCGATCTGAACTGTACGCCGCCATCCGACTACTTCTTTTACGCAGACCTGTATGTGGTTCTCCCAGTGATTTACTCCGTGATATGTGCAGTAGGTCTGACGGGCAACACGGCGGTCATCTATGTGATCCTAAAAGCACCCAAAATGAAGACGGTGACAAACATGTTCATTCTCAACTTGGCAATCGCAGATGACCTCTTCACTTTAGTGTTGCCCATCAACATAGCGGAGCATCTTTTACACTACTGGCCGTTCGGCGAGGTGCTTTGCAAAACTATTTTAAGCATCGACCACTACAACATATTCTCAAGCATCTACTTTCTTACGGTTATGAGTGTGGACCGGTACCTGGTGGTTCTGTCGACGGTGCGCTCCAAGCGCATGCCGTACCGCACATACAGGGCAGCCAAGATAGTCAGTTTGTGCGTGTGGCTGCTGGTTATCCTCATCGTCATGCCCTTCACAGTGTTCGCAGGTGTCTACCTCAGTCCCGACGACTCCGACAGGAAAAGCTGCGTGCTGAGTTTCCCCAGTCCTGAAAGTTTGTGGTTCAAAGCGAGCCGGATTTACACCCTCATACTGGGCTTTGCCATTCCAGTTTctacaatttgcattctttacACCATGATGCTGTACAAATTAAGAAACATGCGTCTGAACTCCAACGCCAAAGCACTAGACAAAGCCAAGAAGAAAGTGACTATCATGGTGTTTATCGTGCTGGCCGTGTGCCTGTTCTGTTGGACACCTTTCCACCTGAGCACCATCGTAGCGCTGACCACAGACCTGCGGACCACACCGCTTCTCATCGGGATCTCATATTTCATCACCAGTCTGAGCTACGCCAACTCCTGTTTAAACCCGTTTCTCTACGCCTTCCTGGACGACAGCTTCAGGAAAGCCTTCAAGAAGATGTTAGAATGTAGACCTGCATGA